The following proteins are co-located in the Streptomyces bottropensis ATCC 25435 genome:
- the cobM gene encoding precorrin-4 C(11)-methyltransferase, translating into MTVYFIGAGPGAADLITVRGARRLAACGVCLYAGSLVPIDLLAQCPPDARLVDTARLDLDQITAELVRAHEEGHDVARLHSGDPSVFSAVAEQMRRLDAAGVPYEVVPGVPAFAAAAAALKRELTVPTVGQTVILTRIAQRATAMPAGEDLATLGRSGALIVLHLAARYVDRVVEELVPHYGADCPVAVVAYASRPDELILRGTLEEIAGQVKAAGVLRTAVIMVGRTLGAEQFRDSHLYSPERDRHGC; encoded by the coding sequence ATGACCGTGTACTTCATCGGCGCCGGCCCCGGTGCCGCCGACCTGATCACGGTCCGGGGCGCCCGCAGGCTCGCCGCCTGCGGGGTCTGCCTGTACGCGGGCAGCCTCGTCCCGATCGACCTGCTGGCCCAATGCCCGCCGGACGCGCGGCTGGTGGACACCGCCCGGCTGGACCTGGACCAGATCACCGCCGAGCTGGTGCGCGCGCACGAGGAGGGTCACGACGTGGCCCGGCTGCACTCGGGGGACCCGTCCGTGTTCAGCGCGGTCGCCGAGCAGATGCGGCGGCTGGACGCGGCGGGAGTGCCGTACGAGGTGGTGCCGGGGGTGCCCGCGTTCGCCGCGGCGGCGGCGGCGCTGAAGCGGGAGCTGACCGTGCCCACGGTCGGGCAGACCGTCATCCTCACGCGGATCGCGCAGCGGGCCACGGCCATGCCGGCGGGTGAGGATCTGGCCACGCTCGGCCGGAGCGGGGCGCTGATCGTGCTGCACCTGGCGGCGCGGTACGTGGACCGGGTCGTCGAGGAGCTTGTGCCGCACTACGGGGCGGACTGTCCTGTCGCGGTCGTCGCGTATGCCTCGCGGCCCGACGAGCTGATCCTCCGGGGGACGTTGGAGGAGATCGCCGGGCAGGTGAAGGCGGCGGGTGTGCTGCGTACGGCTGTGATCATGGTCGGGC
- a CDS encoding bifunctional cobalt-precorrin-7 (C(5))-methyltransferase/cobalt-precorrin-6B (C(15))-methyltransferase has translation MTPARPGPPYAVTVVGLGADGWRGLPDASRAALREAGVLIGAPRQLDLLPPECAGERITWPSPLRPAVPALLAAHSGRRIAVLASGDPMFYGIGRALAEEAGDRLRVLPHPSSVSYAAARLGWPLEDAEVVTLVGRPAARLAAALHDGRRLLVLSADAGTPAEVAALLRDRGFGPSRMRVLEQLGGERERTGEETTADDWEPAHPPGDPLNIVAVECRRAPDALRLGAGPGLPDEAYEHDGQLTKRYVRAATLAALAPAPGELLWDIGGGSGSIAIEWMRTHPSCRALTVERDPVRAARITRNADRLGVPGLRVVTGAAPAALAELPPPDAVFIGGGLTAPGLLDACRQALPVGGRLVANTVTLESEAVLAAAHRRHGGELVRLSVAHAVPVGGFTGWRQAMPVTQWAVRKPPLDTADTADTTSGADR, from the coding sequence GTGACCCCCGCACGACCAGGACCGCCGTACGCCGTCACCGTCGTCGGGCTCGGCGCCGACGGCTGGCGCGGCCTCCCCGACGCCTCCCGAGCGGCGCTGCGCGAGGCCGGGGTCCTGATCGGTGCCCCCCGGCAGCTCGACCTGCTGCCGCCGGAGTGCGCGGGCGAGCGGATCACCTGGCCCTCGCCCCTGCGGCCCGCGGTCCCCGCCCTGCTCGCCGCGCACTCCGGCCGTCGGATCGCCGTACTGGCCAGCGGCGACCCCATGTTCTACGGCATCGGCCGCGCCCTCGCCGAGGAGGCCGGCGACCGGCTGCGCGTCCTGCCGCACCCCTCCTCCGTCTCCTACGCCGCCGCCCGCCTCGGCTGGCCGCTGGAGGACGCCGAGGTCGTCACGCTCGTCGGCCGGCCCGCCGCCCGCCTGGCCGCCGCCCTGCACGACGGCCGACGGCTCCTCGTGCTCAGCGCGGACGCCGGCACACCCGCCGAGGTCGCGGCCCTGCTGCGGGACCGGGGCTTCGGACCGAGCCGGATGCGGGTCCTGGAACAGCTCGGCGGCGAGAGGGAACGGACGGGCGAGGAGACCACCGCCGACGACTGGGAGCCCGCGCACCCGCCCGGCGACCCCCTCAACATCGTCGCCGTCGAATGCCGACGGGCCCCGGACGCTCTCCGCCTCGGTGCCGGGCCCGGCCTCCCCGACGAGGCGTACGAGCACGACGGGCAGCTCACCAAGCGGTACGTGCGCGCCGCCACGCTGGCCGCGCTGGCCCCGGCACCCGGCGAACTCCTCTGGGACATCGGCGGCGGCTCGGGCTCGATCGCGATCGAGTGGATGCGCACGCACCCCTCGTGCCGGGCGCTGACCGTCGAACGCGACCCGGTCCGCGCCGCACGCATCACCCGCAACGCCGACCGGCTCGGCGTGCCCGGCCTGCGGGTCGTCACCGGGGCCGCGCCCGCCGCCCTGGCCGAACTGCCGCCGCCCGACGCCGTGTTCATCGGCGGCGGGCTCACCGCGCCCGGCCTCCTCGACGCCTGCCGGCAGGCCCTGCCGGTGGGCGGGCGGCTGGTCGCCAACACCGTGACGCTGGAGTCCGAGGCCGTCCTCGCCGCCGCCCACCGCCGCCACGGCGGGGAGCTGGTGCGGCTCTCCGTGGCGCACGCCGTGCCCGTGGGCGGCTTCACCGGATGGCGGCAGGCGATGCCGGTGACCCAGTGGGCCGTACGCAAGCCCCCCCTCGACACCGCCGACACCGCCGACACCACTTCGGGAGCAGACAGATGA
- a CDS encoding glycosyl hydrolase family 95 catalytic domain-containing protein, translated as MTSQSGKHSPLPRRAVIGTALGGAAAAALPGTAHAGPALPTAAPATGTDAPAAPGSRRPWQLRDTMTTDRSWDRFLREQDLRWSRLPTRWYEGPFLGDGLLGSMIYQEPDANRIRFTVQHGRVQDHRPEFGSGWGTCRLPVGHLTLDPVGTITAVDWRLSLWNAELTGTVTTTAGTLTLSALVHDEVLATRVTAAGGERAVWTFHPEEAVSPRRISEAPPAGYTAHPPWTTRTTADGTEQVLQPLVGGQTATAYRRDGDELLLAVGHSAPSTTAAEADSLRHLRRAKSYSTLRRRHRDWWHAFYPKSFVSFPDERLQSFHWIQLYKVASASRAGGPVMATCGPWLEPTPWPAVWWNLNVQLEYWLVHGSNHLELDSLATTVRQNQEQLIANVPAAYRTDSSGVGRSSDMFATRNVGRPGTGAEVGDLTWALHNVWLTYRHSMDKALLRDTVFPVLRRAINYYLHFLTPGSDGRLHLPSTLSPEYPVVPPQDTNYDLALIRWGCRTLIDSAELLGVDDELIPRWQEVLTRLTPYPVDDDGFMIGADTPYAQSHRHYSHLLMVYPLYLVNWEQPENRDLITRSVVHWHALPSAHRGYSYTGAASMYAMTGDGDTAISYLRKFFDPTTRYPCRPNTHYTEAGPVIETPLSASQSLHDMFCQSWGGVIRVFPAVPSAWADVTLHDFRTQGAFLVSAVRRAGTTRFIRIRSLAGEPLKLRHGLAGRLTVLLDDGTPARTDDLGDGTLAIDLPKGREVLVHSGSRPDLVIEPVAVSEPGAAWGLP; from the coding sequence ATGACCTCGCAGTCGGGGAAGCACTCCCCCCTGCCCCGCCGTGCCGTGATCGGCACCGCGCTGGGCGGCGCGGCAGCGGCGGCCCTGCCCGGGACGGCCCATGCCGGACCGGCCTTACCGACGGCGGCACCGGCCACCGGAACCGACGCGCCGGCCGCCCCGGGGAGCAGACGCCCCTGGCAACTCCGCGACACCATGACCACCGACCGCTCCTGGGACCGGTTCCTACGGGAGCAGGACCTGCGCTGGAGCAGACTGCCCACCCGCTGGTACGAGGGCCCGTTCCTCGGCGACGGGCTGCTCGGCAGCATGATCTACCAGGAACCGGACGCCAACCGGATCCGTTTCACCGTCCAGCACGGCCGCGTCCAGGACCACCGGCCCGAGTTCGGCAGCGGCTGGGGCACCTGCCGGCTGCCGGTCGGCCACCTCACGCTCGACCCGGTCGGCACCATCACCGCCGTCGACTGGCGGCTGAGCCTGTGGAACGCCGAGCTGACCGGCACCGTGACCACCACCGCCGGCACCCTCACCCTCTCCGCCCTCGTCCACGACGAGGTGCTGGCCACCCGCGTGACGGCGGCCGGCGGCGAACGCGCCGTCTGGACCTTCCACCCCGAGGAGGCCGTCAGCCCCCGGAGGATCAGCGAGGCCCCGCCCGCCGGCTACACCGCCCACCCGCCCTGGACGACCCGGACCACCGCCGACGGCACCGAGCAGGTGCTCCAGCCGCTCGTCGGCGGCCAGACCGCCACCGCCTACCGCCGCGACGGCGACGAACTGCTGCTCGCCGTCGGCCACAGCGCCCCCTCCACGACCGCCGCCGAGGCCGACTCGCTACGGCACCTCCGGCGCGCCAAGTCCTACAGCACCCTTCGCCGGCGGCACCGCGACTGGTGGCACGCCTTCTACCCCAAGAGCTTCGTCTCGTTCCCCGACGAACGGCTGCAGAGCTTCCACTGGATCCAGCTCTACAAGGTCGCCTCCGCCAGCCGCGCGGGCGGCCCCGTCATGGCCACCTGCGGCCCCTGGCTGGAACCGACCCCGTGGCCGGCGGTGTGGTGGAACCTCAACGTCCAGCTGGAGTACTGGCTCGTCCACGGCTCCAACCACCTGGAACTCGACTCGCTCGCCACCACCGTGCGCCAGAACCAGGAACAGCTCATCGCCAACGTGCCGGCCGCCTACCGCACGGACAGCTCCGGTGTCGGCCGCAGCTCGGACATGTTCGCCACCCGGAACGTGGGCCGACCGGGCACCGGCGCCGAGGTGGGCGACCTCACCTGGGCGCTGCACAACGTGTGGCTGACCTACCGGCACTCCATGGACAAGGCCCTGCTGCGCGACACGGTCTTCCCGGTGCTGCGCCGGGCGATCAACTACTACCTGCACTTCCTCACCCCGGGCAGCGACGGCAGGCTGCATCTGCCGAGCACGCTCTCCCCCGAGTATCCGGTCGTGCCGCCGCAGGACACCAACTACGACCTGGCCCTCATCCGCTGGGGCTGCCGCACGCTCATCGATTCCGCCGAACTCCTCGGTGTGGACGACGAGTTGATCCCGCGCTGGCAGGAGGTGCTGACCCGGCTCACCCCGTACCCGGTCGACGACGACGGCTTCATGATCGGCGCCGACACCCCGTACGCGCAGTCCCACCGGCACTACTCGCATCTGCTGATGGTGTACCCGCTGTACCTCGTCAACTGGGAGCAGCCCGAGAACCGTGACCTGATCACCAGGTCGGTCGTCCACTGGCACGCGCTGCCCAGCGCCCACCGGGGCTACAGCTACACGGGAGCCGCGTCGATGTACGCGATGACCGGCGACGGCGACACCGCGATCAGCTATCTGCGGAAGTTCTTCGACCCCACCACCCGCTACCCCTGCCGGCCCAACACCCATTACACAGAGGCCGGCCCGGTGATCGAGACACCGCTGTCCGCCTCGCAGTCGCTGCACGACATGTTCTGCCAGAGCTGGGGCGGCGTGATCCGCGTCTTCCCCGCCGTCCCCTCCGCCTGGGCTGACGTGACCCTGCACGACTTCCGCACCCAGGGGGCCTTCCTGGTCAGCGCCGTCCGCAGGGCGGGGACGACCCGGTTCATCCGGATCAGGAGCCTGGCCGGTGAACCGCTGAAGCTGCGGCACGGGCTCGCCGGCCGCCTCACCGTCCTCCTCGACGACGGCACCCCGGCCCGCACCGACGACCTGGGCGACGGCACCCTCGCCATCGACCTGCCCAAGGGCCGCGAGGTGCTCGTCCACTCCGGCTCCCGGCCCGACCTCGTCATCGAGCCGGTCGCCGTCAGCGAGCCGGGTGCCGCCTGGGGACTGCCGTAG
- a CDS encoding glycoside hydrolase family 97 protein, which yields MAVPIRTAVAGLCAGLVATLLTTVPARAEPHDHAWTVSATAHAPRARVSLDSTTGALSLTVSRGGRTVIEPSPVGIVTERADLSQGLRFLHRRDRVIDERYRTRAGKRLERRARMNESRLSFATTAGARLDLVVRASADGVAYRYVLPAGYGDVLGETSAFSLPADATAWLGTYRADNEGQFVQYTAASAPTGAYADQALFATDGGYTLLAESDLTGAYSGARLSHEQGTGTYRIRLADDRVVTDGPLATPWRAMVTGDLATVTRSTFTDDLAPASKVRDPSWIRPGTALWTWLAGGRPAGQSLAAQKAYVDYAAERGWPYEAVDAGWYFRSDAWDTTDPNWQTNSWMPELVEYARAKGVGIIVWIHQRDLDTAEERARWLPTLERWGVKGVKIDFMDSEAQATLRWYDAILPETAAHHLLVNFHGSTIPKGIQRTWPHVMTLEGVAGEEKRTNTAAHLTTLPFTRNVIGSMDFTPGAFQRVGLRPNSDAAEVGLSVAYESGLQMFAGTPESYDARPLARAYFDQVPAAWDDTRLLAGQPGQEAVLARRSGDRWFIGGVYAGAARTAEVPLSLGSGRWLVETVRDGADGLVQDRRVLRGGDPLTVDVTANGGFAALACPWRPGVATCHR from the coding sequence ATGGCGGTTCCGATCAGGACCGCGGTCGCCGGGCTCTGCGCCGGGCTGGTGGCCACACTGCTCACGACCGTGCCCGCGCGGGCCGAACCGCACGACCACGCCTGGACCGTGTCCGCGACGGCGCACGCACCCCGCGCGCGGGTGTCCCTGGACTCCACCACCGGCGCCCTGAGCCTGACGGTGTCCCGCGGCGGCCGTACGGTGATCGAGCCGTCGCCCGTCGGCATCGTCACCGAACGGGCCGACCTGTCCCAGGGGCTGCGCTTCCTGCACCGCAGGGACAGGGTGATCGACGAGCGGTACCGGACGAGGGCCGGCAAGCGGCTGGAACGCCGGGCGCGGATGAACGAGAGCCGGCTGTCGTTCGCGACCACCGCCGGAGCCCGGCTCGACCTCGTCGTCCGTGCCTCCGCCGACGGCGTCGCCTACCGGTACGTCCTGCCCGCCGGGTACGGTGACGTGCTCGGCGAGACCTCCGCGTTCAGCCTTCCGGCGGACGCCACGGCCTGGCTCGGCACCTACCGGGCCGACAACGAGGGGCAGTTCGTCCAGTACACCGCCGCGAGCGCACCCACCGGCGCGTACGCGGACCAGGCGCTGTTCGCGACCGACGGCGGCTACACCCTGCTCGCCGAGTCCGACCTCACCGGCGCCTACTCCGGCGCCCGGCTCAGCCACGAGCAGGGCACGGGCACCTACCGGATCAGGCTCGCCGACGACCGGGTCGTCACCGACGGCCCCCTCGCCACCCCTTGGCGGGCCATGGTCACCGGTGACCTCGCCACCGTCACCCGCTCCACCTTCACCGACGACCTGGCCCCCGCCTCCAAGGTCCGCGACCCTTCCTGGATCCGGCCCGGCACCGCCCTGTGGACCTGGCTCGCCGGCGGCCGACCGGCCGGCCAGAGCCTCGCGGCGCAGAAGGCGTACGTCGACTACGCCGCCGAACGCGGCTGGCCCTACGAGGCCGTCGACGCGGGCTGGTACTTCAGGTCCGACGCCTGGGACACCACCGACCCGAACTGGCAGACCAACAGCTGGATGCCCGAACTCGTCGAGTACGCGCGCGCCAAGGGGGTCGGCATCATCGTCTGGATCCACCAGCGCGACCTCGACACGGCCGAGGAACGCGCCCGGTGGCTGCCCACCCTGGAACGCTGGGGCGTCAAGGGCGTCAAGATCGACTTCATGGACTCCGAGGCGCAGGCCACGCTCCGCTGGTACGACGCGATCCTCCCGGAGACCGCCGCCCACCACCTCCTGGTCAACTTCCACGGCTCCACGATCCCCAAGGGCATCCAGCGCACCTGGCCGCACGTCATGACCCTGGAAGGCGTCGCGGGCGAGGAGAAGCGCACCAACACCGCCGCCCATCTCACCACCCTGCCCTTCACCCGTAACGTCATCGGCTCCATGGACTTCACCCCCGGCGCCTTCCAGCGCGTCGGACTGCGCCCCAACTCCGACGCGGCCGAGGTGGGGCTCTCCGTCGCCTACGAGTCGGGCCTGCAGATGTTCGCGGGCACCCCCGAGTCGTACGACGCCCGCCCGCTCGCCCGTGCCTACTTCGACCAGGTCCCCGCCGCCTGGGACGACACCCGGCTCCTGGCAGGACAGCCCGGTCAGGAGGCGGTGCTCGCCCGCCGCAGCGGCGACCGCTGGTTCATCGGCGGGGTGTACGCCGGCGCGGCCCGCACCGCCGAGGTGCCGCTGTCCCTGGGCTCCGGCCGCTGGCTGGTCGAGACGGTCCGGGACGGCGCCGACGGCCTCGTCCAGGACCGCCGGGTCCTGCGCGGCGGCGACCCGCTCACCGTCGACGTCACCGCCAACGGCGGCTTCGCCGCCCTGGCCTGCCCGTGGCGCCCGGGGGTCGCCACCTGCCACCGCTGA
- a CDS encoding D-2-hydroxyacid dehydrogenase family protein — MTLRCAVLDDYQGAALDMADWSPLADRVEVRTLRENITDRDGLVAELADCEIVVAMRERTPIDADLLRRLPRLRLLVTTGMRNASIDLAAARAQGVVVCGTASSPTPPVELTWALLLGLARWLTVESRVLRAGGPWQSTVGQDLHGRTLGLLGLGRIGTRVARVATAFGMEVLAWSQNLTAERAAAAGAELAAGKADLLGRSDFVSVHLVLSDRTRGLLGEPELRAMRPHAHLVNTSRAAIVDRAALERALREGWIAGAGLDIFETEPLPADDPLRSLPNVLATPHLGYVTERNYRTFYTEAVEDITAFLAGSPVRTLTPG, encoded by the coding sequence ATGACCCTCCGCTGCGCAGTGCTGGACGACTACCAGGGCGCCGCCCTCGACATGGCCGACTGGAGCCCCCTCGCCGACCGGGTCGAGGTGCGCACGCTCCGCGAGAACATCACCGACCGGGACGGGCTCGTGGCCGAACTCGCCGACTGCGAGATCGTCGTGGCCATGCGGGAACGCACCCCCATCGACGCCGACCTGCTGCGCCGACTGCCCCGGCTGCGCCTGCTGGTGACCACCGGTATGCGCAACGCCTCCATCGACCTCGCCGCGGCCCGGGCCCAGGGCGTGGTCGTGTGCGGGACGGCGAGCAGCCCCACCCCGCCCGTCGAACTGACCTGGGCGCTCCTCCTCGGCCTGGCCCGCTGGCTCACCGTGGAGAGCCGGGTGCTGCGCGCGGGCGGCCCCTGGCAGTCCACCGTCGGGCAGGACCTGCACGGCCGCACCCTCGGTCTGCTCGGACTGGGCAGGATCGGCACCCGGGTGGCCCGCGTCGCCACCGCTTTCGGTATGGAGGTCCTCGCCTGGAGCCAGAACCTCACCGCCGAACGGGCGGCCGCGGCGGGAGCCGAACTCGCCGCCGGCAAGGCGGATCTGCTCGGCCGCAGCGACTTCGTGTCCGTCCACCTCGTCCTGTCCGACCGCACCCGCGGCCTGCTCGGCGAGCCGGAACTGCGTGCCATGCGCCCGCACGCCCACCTCGTCAACACCTCCCGCGCCGCCATCGTCGACCGGGCCGCCCTTGAACGTGCCCTGCGCGAGGGCTGGATCGCCGGCGCCGGTCTCGACATCTTCGAGACCGAACCGCTTCCCGCCGACGACCCCCTGCGCTCCCTCCCGAACGTGCTCGCCACCCCGCACCTGGGCTATGTCACCGAGCGGAACTACCGCACCTTCTACACGGAGGCGGTGGAGGACATCACCGCCTTCCTCGCCGGCTCCCCGGTCCGCACGCTGACCCCCGGCTGA
- a CDS encoding DUF2218 domain-containing protein produces MPTSLGRASTDAAPRYAKQLASHFGRKIPTEQTSEGGHRLTFEQTDVLLQPAEDHLLIRVTAPDASALTSIREVVGSHLERFGQRNELSVTWEEPSES; encoded by the coding sequence ATGCCCACCTCCCTCGGTCGCGCCTCCACCGACGCCGCCCCCCGCTACGCCAAGCAACTCGCCTCGCACTTCGGCCGGAAGATCCCCACCGAGCAGACTTCCGAAGGCGGCCACCGCCTCACCTTCGAGCAGACCGATGTCCTCCTCCAGCCCGCCGAGGACCACCTCCTGATCCGCGTGACCGCACCCGACGCGTCCGCGCTCACCTCCATCCGCGAGGTCGTGGGCAGCCACCTCGAACGCTTCGGCCAGCGCAACGAACTGTCCGTCACCTGGGAAGAGCCGTCCGAGAGCTGA
- a CDS encoding amino acid permease → MTTRPPAPAPDTVTTTESTPAESGLQAGLKNRHLSMIAIGGVIGAGLFVGSGSGIAAAGPGILVSYALVGALVVLVMRMLGEMAAANPTSGSFSAYADRALGRWAGFSIGWLYWFFWVVVLAVEATAGAKILEGWIPGVPQWAWALIVMIVLTVSNLASVASYGEFEFWFAGIKVVAIVAFIGVGLLAVFGILPGTHSDTAGLSNLTAHGGFLPNGPGKILTGVLMVVFSFMGSEIVTLAAGESEDPQRAVTKATNSVIWRIGVFYLGSIFVVLTLLPWNSPAITKDGSYVAALDSLGIAHAGQVMNFIVLTSVLSCLNSGLYTASRMAFSLGRRGDAPAAFGRTKRRGVPQTAILASVVFGFVAVFFNYAWPDTVFLFLLNSSGAIALFVWLVICFSQLRMRRIIQAEAPEKLVVRMWLFPYLTWATIALIVFVLGYMLTDTASGGGRDQVVLSTLVAGGVVAFALIRKRLSPARQKAGTPS, encoded by the coding sequence ATGACAACACGTCCCCCTGCCCCCGCTCCCGATACGGTGACCACCACCGAAAGCACCCCAGCGGAATCCGGCCTGCAGGCCGGGCTGAAGAACCGTCACCTGTCGATGATCGCCATCGGCGGCGTGATCGGCGCGGGCCTGTTCGTCGGTTCCGGCTCGGGCATCGCCGCCGCGGGACCCGGCATCCTCGTGTCGTACGCACTCGTGGGCGCCCTGGTCGTGCTCGTGATGCGCATGCTGGGTGAGATGGCCGCCGCGAACCCGACCTCCGGCTCCTTCTCCGCCTACGCCGACCGCGCGCTCGGCCGCTGGGCCGGGTTCTCCATCGGCTGGCTGTACTGGTTCTTCTGGGTCGTGGTGCTCGCCGTGGAGGCGACCGCCGGCGCGAAGATCCTGGAGGGCTGGATCCCGGGCGTGCCCCAGTGGGCCTGGGCGCTCATCGTGATGATCGTGCTGACCGTCTCCAACCTCGCCTCGGTCGCCTCCTACGGCGAGTTCGAGTTCTGGTTCGCCGGGATCAAGGTCGTCGCGATCGTCGCGTTCATCGGGGTCGGTCTCCTGGCCGTCTTCGGGATCCTGCCGGGCACGCACAGCGACACCGCGGGACTGTCCAACCTCACCGCGCACGGTGGTTTCCTGCCCAACGGGCCCGGCAAGATCCTCACCGGCGTGCTGATGGTCGTCTTCTCCTTCATGGGCAGCGAGATCGTCACCCTGGCGGCGGGGGAGTCCGAGGACCCCCAGCGCGCGGTCACCAAGGCCACCAACAGCGTCATCTGGCGGATCGGCGTGTTCTACCTCGGCTCGATCTTCGTCGTGCTGACCCTGCTGCCCTGGAACTCCCCGGCCATCACCAAGGACGGCTCGTACGTCGCCGCCCTGGACTCCCTGGGCATCGCGCACGCCGGGCAGGTCATGAACTTCATCGTGCTCACCTCGGTGCTGTCCTGTCTGAACTCCGGCCTCTACACCGCCTCCCGCATGGCCTTCTCCCTCGGCCGCCGCGGTGACGCCCCCGCCGCCTTCGGCCGGACCAAGCGCCGGGGTGTGCCGCAGACCGCGATTCTCGCCTCGGTCGTCTTCGGCTTCGTCGCGGTGTTCTTCAACTACGCCTGGCCCGACACCGTCTTCCTGTTCCTGCTCAACTCCTCCGGCGCCATCGCCCTGTTCGTCTGGCTGGTCATCTGCTTCTCGCAGCTGCGGATGCGCCGGATCATCCAGGCCGAGGCGCCCGAGAAGCTCGTCGTCCGTATGTGGCTGTTCCCGTACCTGACCTGGGCCACCATCGCCCTGATCGTGTTCGTGCTCGGCTACATGCTCACCGACACCGCCTCCGGCGGCGGCCGGGACCAGGTCGTCCTGTCCACCCTGGTGGCCGGGGGCGTGGTGGCCTTCGCACTGATCCGCAAGCGGCTGTCACCTGCCCGGCAGAAGGCGGGCACCCCCTCGTAG
- a CDS encoding FadR/GntR family transcriptional regulator, translating to MVNAAGKFGPYNQPGPARTTSVTGVGHARALPGGGQNGSDLVRSRIALRVRLRSVRPGDRLPDTGVLAEELGISEITVRRALEGMCQDGLLDRRRGRAGGTFVAQEWDTVVAVMHDAQEAAALDAFHLLLECGLVAHGSGEVPGERLEGLRALVEETELTDDPAHLAELETRFHLDLAETLGGAGMREFAADLLGRLCLLLPLPHPAVVRAQNRCHAELLTELGRGATDPAVQAVKGHQRSRHG from the coding sequence GTGGTGAATGCAGCGGGCAAGTTCGGGCCGTACAACCAGCCGGGCCCGGCTCGGACGACGTCGGTCACCGGCGTGGGACACGCCCGCGCCCTGCCCGGCGGGGGCCAGAACGGATCCGATCTCGTCCGGTCACGCATCGCCCTGCGGGTCCGCCTGCGCTCCGTACGGCCCGGGGACCGGCTCCCCGACACCGGGGTCCTGGCCGAGGAACTGGGGATCAGCGAGATCACCGTCCGGCGGGCGCTGGAGGGCATGTGCCAGGACGGCCTGCTGGACCGCCGACGCGGACGTGCGGGCGGCACCTTCGTCGCGCAGGAGTGGGACACCGTCGTCGCCGTGATGCACGACGCCCAGGAGGCAGCCGCACTCGACGCCTTCCATCTGCTGCTCGAATGCGGCCTCGTGGCCCACGGTTCGGGAGAGGTGCCGGGCGAACGGCTGGAGGGGCTCCGGGCGTTGGTCGAGGAGACGGAACTGACCGACGATCCGGCACACCTGGCCGAGTTGGAGACCCGCTTCCACCTGGACCTCGCGGAGACGCTCGGCGGTGCCGGAATGCGCGAGTTCGCCGCCGATCTGCTCGGCCGGCTCTGCCTGCTGCTGCCCCTGCCGCACCCCGCGGTGGTACGGGCGCAGAACCGGTGCCACGCCGAGCTGCTCACCGAACTGGGCCGGGGCGCGACCGACCCGGCCGTACAGGCGGTGAAGGGACACCAGCGTTCCCGGCACGGCTGA